The Bacteroidota bacterium genome includes the window AAACGGGTGTATTTTAAAATTTACCTGTACAAAAATCAATCGTAACACATTATACAAAACAAGTGTGATCATTGTGGCGATCGCGGCTCCATTCATTCCCATTCCCAATGTTTTAATAAAAATATAATTTGAGCCTACAATAAATACAATTAAAAATACCGTAAAGAACAGGTCGTACATATATTTTTTTGAGGTGATCGTTATCACTCCATTTAGCCCTGTTGCCATATCGAACAGGCGCCCGAGGCTGACGAAAAGGAAAACATATTTCGCACTGGCATATTCCTTTGGCATGAAATAAAAAATATTGTCGATGTTTACCCACAAACCAATAAACAGGAAGGTTCCTGTGGCCAGGCATATCAATGTTACCTGCTTATACAAGACCCGCATCCCTATCATATCATTGTCTTTCCAATGTTTGGCCACAAGCGGACTGGTTATCTTTAAAATAGATCTGAAAGGGATGAGCATTACTGTTGAAATAAAAAAAACTGTTGTGTAAATGCCGGTTGCGCCAAGATCAATATAGCGGGCAATCATAAGCACATCCACATTGGCAATAAATACATTTCCCGCCGAGCTGAGTATCGATGCCATACCGAACAGGATCATGTATTTTGAAAAACGTTTTACTTTTTTGGAGAAAACAGGTTTCAAAGAAAGTTGTCCCAAAAAAGCCGCGTAAACCATAATTATAAGGCCAATAGAGCAGTTCAGAACAACATAGATCACTACAAACTCATGGAAACTAACCCAGTTAACAGCATACAGCGTTATACTTAAAGTGACCATAAGGCGCAACACCACTTCGTTTAGGAATGAAGGGACCACCGTTTTAAACAGAGATCGCAAATAAGAATCGTATAGCTGGAACAAGAGTGTGGACAAACCCAATGGAATGATGTAATAATAATAATCCACAAGTAGTTTTGAATTTTCGGAATAATGTTCAACTACCCATGGCCGGAAAAGGACAAACAGCAGCGTTACAATTGTAAAACCAAGAGTAATAACCAACTTGCTCCAGAACAGGAAACCATGATGCCGGTTTGGCTTATCATTGAAATAAGGAAAAAACTTCAACACAATACCCACCATTCCAAGCGCTGAAAACTGTGCATAAATAACTGCTATGTTAACAATGATGTTGGCCAGTCCGACTTCTTCAGGCCTTAAAAAATTGGGAAACAGGAGTGCCTTATTAACATAACCCAACACAATACCGATGTATGATACGATGGTTAATTTAAGTCCGTCGCGTTTAACTATGCCCATAATGATTAAATTGACCACCCTTGGCAGCACGCACTTCGATAAACTCAGTTTGAGAACGTGCGTCCC containing:
- a CDS encoding oligosaccharide flippase family protein codes for the protein MGIVKRDGLKLTIVSYIGIVLGYVNKALLFPNFLRPEEVGLANIIVNIAVIYAQFSALGMVGIVLKFFPYFNDKPNRHHGFLFWSKLVITLGFTIVTLLFVLFRPWVVEHYSENSKLLVDYYYYIIPLGLSTLLFQLYDSYLRSLFKTVVPSFLNEVVLRLMVTLSITLYAVNWVSFHEFVVIYVVLNCSIGLIIMVYAAFLGQLSLKPVFSKKVKRFSKYMILFGMASILSSAGNVFIANVDVLMIARYIDLGATGIYTTVFFISTVMLIPFRSILKITSPLVAKHWKDNDMIGMRVLYKQVTLICLATGTFLFIGLWVNIDNIFYFMPKEYASAKYVFLFVSLGRLFDMATGLNGVITITSKKYMYDLFFTVFLIVFIVGSNYIFIKTLGMGMNGAAIATMITLVLYNVLRLIFVQVNFKIHPFDIRLLWILLIGGISLGINLLVPYLNNVFLDVAVRSAVSCGIFLGNIYYFKIVPDINSYIDGALDLVFKRSK